A stretch of DNA from Odontesthes bonariensis isolate fOdoBon6 chromosome 5, fOdoBon6.hap1, whole genome shotgun sequence:
GGCGAGAGGTCCTCCAGGGCATCCTCAAACGCACTGCCGTCTGCATCTGACTTCTCTGAGATGGAGGAGGGAGTTGAGGATTTGGGGGTTAGCCTTCCTGTGAGGTTCTTCACCATATCAGAAATGTCCATCAGAGCATTCTCTCtcagaggagaggagacagaTTCAGGGACGGAAATGAGGGGTTTGTTACCATTTACACTACTGTTGGTCATGAGCACACTGCtgctgttgttattgttgttgctgttaGTAGTGAACTTATTTTTACTCAGGTCTATAGGTTGGTCATTGTTTTCATACAGCTGATAGTGGCTGATAGGCTCAGCTGGCTTGCCCTGAGGAGGTGGGTTGAAAGCTGGCTTATCCATCATGCTGTTGCTGATTTTGTAAAGCATGGCTAGGGGATCTGCAGCTGGGCTTACTGGTTTGGATGCCTTGCCCAAGTGTGTGTTCATGATCGACTGGAGTGCACTGAGAGGGTTGATGAAAGGACTTTCAGGTGAGTGATCAGTGATGATGCCAAGACTATTGCCGTTGGTTACTGGGGACTGGCACGCCTCAGAGCTACTCTTTGAATGGTTGTTGTGGCCATCCACAAGGCTCTCTTTGGGCTCCTTCTTACAGACAAGCTCTGAATCAACACTACCTGGGCTGATGCTTCTCATACCAGACGGTTTAACTACAGAAAGGTCATTTGGAGACGGTAATGGCTCTCTTTGCTCTCTCAGTGCAGGGGAAGGGGATTTTACTAATGATGGGGGCCTGTAACGTTCCATGCTCACCATCTTCTCTTCCTTTTCCTTCTTAACAGTGGCAGCTTTTCCTGTCACTTTCTCCACAAGCTCCTCCATGGCAGTGACATTACTCCTGAGGGGTGTAGGGGAGGAAGGGCTCCGAGGCGAGTGGATGACTGAATTGGGGTCACTCACAAGACTTCGCAGGCCACTGTTAAACATTGGCTGCATCTGGATGCTCTGGACTGTTGGGGGTAGAACAGTAGCTGAGCTCTTCATGGCACCCTGCAGCTGGTAGGCTGCATGAATGCTTGGGTAGCCACCCCATGTGGGTGTGCCTGTCTGGGCCTTGCTGATGGCACTGGATACTGTATTCTCAAGGGATTTAAGAATATCTAAACCCTCTTTAGGTGTTTCCTCCAAATCTTCTTCTCTAAGGTATTTATATGATGTGGTATCAGTCTCTGATTTCTCACTTGAGTCATCTTTCTCTTCCTTAATTTTTTTCTCCATGGGTTCACAACCCTCGACTCTTTCTTCCTCACCTCCGTCCCTCTTTTCCTCTGAGCCAGAAGAAAGGGCTGGGGACACTGGCTGGGACTTAACACTACTAGGAACGGGGAGTCTTGTGGTGGTCGGTGGTAGTGGAATAGACTGAATCTTCTCTTCCACGACTGGATCGAAGACCAGCTGTTTGCCCTTCTTAGATGCAGAGTTTGTTACCTTCAAAAAGTGACCTGTAACCATCATGTGGGCGGTCAGCTGCTGTAGTGTATCGTGCGAGCTACCACACTCCATGCATTTAAGGATCTGCGCTTTACGAGCTTCAAATTGCCATGTGTAGCTGGCACCATTTTGGTAGCCATAGCGGTTGTTGGGCGTCACATAGGGGTTAGCTGCAGCTTTTGTGTCCTTGCCCATATCACCAAGACATACACTGCCACCACCACTACCAGCGTGGAGAGAGTCTGGGGAGCATGGAGAGACTATAGCATCTTGGATAGCACGTTTCTTAGCTGAACTTTGCACCAGCTTAGTAGCCAAGGCTGGCACTGGTTCTTTGAGAGGCACTTTCTGGTAATGCTTGGTCTTGATCATATGAACGCTGAGATCTTGCAGAGACTCAAACGAGTGGCCACAGTACATGCACTTCAGGACTTTCTGAGCATCTTCTTTCCCCTCCATCTCCATCAGGGAACGCTTGCGAGGTTTGGACCAACGCTTCCCATGATCCTCCTCTTTGTCCTTGTTGTCATCTCGATAATGGCCCGTCTCGTTCATATGGACTGTTAGACCCACCAGTGTGTCATAGGCAGCACTGCAGTCTTTGCAGCGAAATTTGCTCGCACCAGTAAAAACAGAGCCGTACAGCTTGTTGTTCTGCCGGTAGAGCTGCACTGTGCTGAACAGGCTAGGCTCGGGTAAAAGATGGTAGGGGGTTTGCTGGAGAGTTTTAGCAAGTGCTGCCTGGTGCCAGTCATAAGCTACACCACTACCGTTACTGGCCCCACCACTGCTGCTCCCACTGCTGCTGGTTGCACTGTGGCTGCTAACAGAGTTAGCTGCTGTGCCATTAGTATTGGCACTGGCACTGACTATGTGGTTGACAGTGGAGCTCCTGCCGTTGTGGTGACTGCTAGCTATGTTTACCCCACTGCTCTTGTTAATGGTTGTGGTTGTGGAAGCAGAGGCAGCAGAGACAGGTTCTGGAGTAGTGAGGGCACTGTTGACACTGCCAGCTGCAGCGGGCTTGGATTTCATGATGTCCATTGTGATGCTAGACCAAGAGGCATCTGAGATCAGGTTTGCATAGACGGCTTTCATCTGTGCCAGGCTATCCTGGAGAGAAAGGCCGTTGTTGGGACGGAAGGGCAGAGCGGTGCCTTCCCTCTCCTGGCCATCCTTGGAAGAGGTGCTCTTGAAGTCCGTAAGTCGGTCACTGGCATCACTGAGTGGAGACCCGTATCCAGCATCAGGGTTAGTGCCATTGCTGAGTGGAGAGTCTCTGTAGCTGGGGGGCTGGCCTCCATCcacatcttcctcttcctcgtTGCACAGGAACTCTGTGTCCTGGCCGTCTAATGAGAGGCCATCATCCTGCAGGTGCTCCTCCTCATCATGAGAGGCTGCCTTAAGCTCATCCTCGGGCATGTACGCTGGAgaacagagaaagagaggggaaaaaaagaggtcaGTTCAATGAAATAAAAGATTTACAGCACATTAACAGGACCACTTTCAAAATAACATGGACAGTAGGCTTTTATTCTCATCCAATGCAGTGGTGTGTATATGTCtgaatgcatgcatgcatgcataagtttgtgtgtgttttgcacACATGTGGCTCAGAAAGCCAGTGGTGAAAAAAGCCTCCAAGGGAAATATAAATCACAGAGCTTCTGACAGTTGTCCTTTTCCTTCCCAACTATCTATGCTTCCACACATGCCTAGTGTTCCCTAGGAAATCACTGACTGTTTGGCCTTGTTAGTCAGCTGCACCCTTGCATGTTCAACTCgctcttttccttctctctcttctttCCTAAGCTTTCTTGCCACTCACTCATTTAGTTCATTAAATTATGCTCCTCACAGTTTTGGATTATGCAACTGATTGGGAGCAGAAAGTAAACACTAATTCAGAGATTTTTCAGCCTTTGCTAACCACTCTGAAGGTTATTTTTATTTGAGCTAATAAgcaggaaatgacaaaacaatgGCACTTGGACTGAGAAAGCTATATTGACTGGTGAAGGTCTGGGACAGAGGGTTCATGCATTTGTGCTCGCACTCTTTTGAGACAAACAAGGGCACAGACATTCCAGAAGAAAAAGTAAAGCAAAAGCATGATCAAAGGTAAAAATCAAAGATAATCATGGCTGAGAAGTAACAGGTTTACCCGCAAAATGTGGAAAGGCGAATGAGAGGAAGGAtacaagtttgtgtgtgtgtgtgcatggaaGGAAAGACTGCAAGCAGCAGTAAGTAAGAGAGACAGGAGGTGGTTAGAGGGAGAAGAAGTGAATGAAAAGATGTGGGGGGAAAAAGTGAGCTGGAGGTGGTGGAGAGAAGGGGTGTAAGGGAGAAGCGGGGGAGAAGAGTGGGTGAGGCAGGCAGGGAGACAGGAAAGACGGCCCCCTAGCTTCTTCCTTTATCTCCTTCCTGCATGGTGAGATATGTGTCCTAGATGCCAGTATCAGTCTCTCCTGATGAAACAGATGTGCTGTCAACTTCAAACGGCACGCTAACCTGTCACATCATAATCTAAGTGGACATAATACCTGATGTATATACACTGGCACCATTTACTGCTGCCTGAGAGGAGATgggtggaggaggtgggggaGGTGAGCAGCTGCGCCATCAACTGCGAATGCGTGATGATGTGTGTATGAGTGCTTCTCTAAGCGCCTGTGTTCGAAGGCGTGTTTGCCCGTGTGCTTACCCTCCCGTGCCTATCTGTGTGCGAGTTCTGCGGCTCATACATATTTGCTTTTACAGTGCAAACCTGAACCCACAGACTATAACATTGCAAGTCTGGGTTCACTGTGTACTACTGATACACCCCTCCCCAAATGAGCAACATATTCTCCAAAACGCCTGACAGGATTTCAGAGAAATGAGAGCACTACAGGAGAACCTGGCTGTGCTTCAATCCTGACAGACTGAGACCGAGACAGTTTCTAAAACTCCTGAAAATCCCTAACGCAGCAGATTAGCATTATGTGCTGTACTCTCTACAACACATCTGCAGAGTGTCTTCTGTTACTGTGCTTTCCCTCTCACTAACACGCTTCCACAAGAGGAGGCTATCAATACATATCAGCCATTTAATATACAAAACACCCCAGCAGAGTGGCTATCCATTCTTCACGAAGCCAGAGCGGCACAAACATACAGTAGGAAATACCTAGGTGAGTCACTCATGTCAGCTGCAGCCAAAAAATAGCTAAACCTCAATAGCTGGCAGTGtttagcacacacacactccctcaCACATACATAGGGAGCAGGCAtgagaagcagcagatcagaaaTATCCCTGGGTGAGTGACAAAACACAGACTGCAGCAGGGAGGGGCTTCGAGCGATGAGCAGGTCGCCAGGGAACCCTTTGACGATCCCTGTCAATCAATTCCTGTCCTGCCATGTTGTCATGGAAACAACAAAGAGGAAGATATCAAAAGCACACAGACAAAAGACTGGCAGAGACAGACATCTGTAAAAATCACAGGCAGCAAGTGGACGGTTTTGCAAGCCATAAATGTGCAATATTAGTGATGAAATGTGGTTTGCATGAGTCTGATCTCTTCATCTGTTTTGAGAAGAAGAATCTATTCGGACAGGATGTTCAAATCTGAGGCATGAGGAAGGAAACCTATTAAGAGCTACACACCGGCTCAATCACTGCAACTTGAGGATATGTGTTTCTGACTGGCAAGCAGATTAAGCTCCTTCTCTCATCCTGGGTGTACATATGTGGCGCAACAACGGCAGCGCAGGGCCGGGCACGGGAAGGGGTAGGGCTGGCGTGCCGTCCCTGGCGGTTTGGTTTGCAGAGTGGGTGATGGCTGTGAGCAGGGCCATCTGCACGGGCGCCAAAGCGCCTGTCACTTTTGCTCGGGGATGTGCCGCCATCAAGGAGACAGGCGGCAGCGGGGCCAGGATAGGACTGCAGACTCACTGTcagaagcagcagcaatcaaGCCCGCCACCAGCCACACTGGATCACAGACAACACGCACCAAGGAAGCAAGAATTAGCTGCCCTGTGTCACTGATCTCCCAGTACCTACACACAAGGTTAATGTAGtattaataaatatgataaGCAGCGTTTTGGAGAAGCCTCTT
This window harbors:
- the LOC142379741 gene encoding teashirt homolog 1-like, which codes for MPRRKQQEPRRSAAYMPEDELKAASHDEEEHLQDDGLSLDGQDTEFLCNEEEEDVDGGQPPSYRDSPLSNGTNPDAGYGSPLSDASDRLTDFKSTSSKDGQEREGTALPFRPNNGLSLQDSLAQMKAVYANLISDASWSSITMDIMKSKPAAAGSVNSALTTPEPVSAASASTTTTINKSSGVNIASSHHNGRSSTVNHIVSASANTNGTAANSVSSHSATSSSGSSSGGASNGSGVAYDWHQAALAKTLQQTPYHLLPEPSLFSTVQLYRQNNKLYGSVFTGASKFRCKDCSAAYDTLVGLTVHMNETGHYRDDNKDKEEDHGKRWSKPRKRSLMEMEGKEDAQKVLKCMYCGHSFESLQDLSVHMIKTKHYQKVPLKEPVPALATKLVQSSAKKRAIQDAIVSPCSPDSLHAGSGGGSVCLGDMGKDTKAAANPYVTPNNRYGYQNGASYTWQFEARKAQILKCMECGSSHDTLQQLTAHMMVTGHFLKVTNSASKKGKQLVFDPVVEEKIQSIPLPPTTTRLPVPSSVKSQPVSPALSSGSEEKRDGGEEERVEGCEPMEKKIKEEKDDSSEKSETDTTSYKYLREEDLEETPKEGLDILKSLENTVSSAISKAQTGTPTWGGYPSIHAAYQLQGAMKSSATVLPPTVQSIQMQPMFNSGLRSLVSDPNSVIHSPRSPSSPTPLRSNVTAMEELVEKVTGKAATVKKEKEEKMVSMERYRPPSLVKSPSPALREQREPLPSPNDLSVVKPSGMRSISPGSVDSELVCKKEPKESLVDGHNNHSKSSSEACQSPVTNGNSLGIITDHSPESPFINPLSALQSIMNTHLGKASKPVSPAADPLAMLYKISNSMMDKPAFNPPPQGKPAEPISHYQLYENNDQPIDLSKNKFTTNSNNNNNSSSVLMTNSSVNGNKPLISVPESVSSPLRENALMDISDMVKNLTGRLTPKSSTPSSISEKSDADGSAFEDALEDLSPVQKRKGRQSNWNPQHLLILQAQFASSLRETPEGRYAMTDLGPQERVHICKFTGLSMTTISHWLANVKYQLRRTGGTKFLKNMDSCQPVFLCGDCASQFRTPSSYISHLESHLGFSLKDLSKLSAEHLREQQAASKVITDKMTFGSPLSALTTPEDDTGSVYQCRLCNRTFVSKHAVKLHLSKTHGKSPEDHLVFVTALEKLEKLDKMEKV